In a genomic window of Demequina muriae:
- a CDS encoding RluA family pseudouridine synthase gives MADTRYLPVPDALVGERVDAGLARMLGLSRTKAAELLAAGAVELDGRALGKSDRLAEGILAVDIPDEREPVAEPSVPGGLVLVYEDDDLAVVDKPVGVAAHPSPGWTGPTVVGALASAGVQLAQYGPAERQGIVHRLDVGTTGLMVVAKSDTAYTALKRAFKEREVEKVYHAVAQGHMDPTEGTIDAPIGRHPTADYRFAVVQGGKPSITHYVVLEMFPAASLVEVHLETGRTHQIRVHMAAMRHPLAGDLTYGADPRLAQRLGIERQWLHARELAFEHPTRGEELRVVSEYPADLLAALEVLRS, from the coding sequence GTGGCTGACACCCGCTACCTTCCTGTTCCCGATGCCCTCGTGGGCGAGCGGGTCGACGCGGGACTCGCCCGCATGCTGGGGTTGAGCCGCACCAAGGCCGCCGAACTGCTGGCGGCCGGCGCCGTCGAACTGGATGGCCGCGCGCTCGGCAAGTCCGACCGGCTGGCCGAAGGCATCCTCGCGGTCGACATCCCCGACGAGCGCGAGCCGGTGGCCGAGCCGTCCGTGCCCGGTGGCCTGGTGCTGGTCTACGAAGACGACGACCTCGCGGTGGTCGACAAGCCGGTGGGCGTCGCCGCGCACCCGTCGCCCGGCTGGACGGGACCCACCGTCGTGGGCGCCCTCGCATCGGCCGGCGTCCAGCTCGCGCAGTACGGACCCGCGGAGCGCCAGGGGATCGTGCATCGGCTCGATGTCGGCACGACGGGTCTCATGGTGGTCGCGAAGTCCGACACGGCGTACACGGCGCTCAAGCGCGCCTTCAAGGAGCGCGAGGTCGAGAAGGTCTACCACGCGGTCGCGCAGGGGCACATGGATCCGACCGAGGGCACCATCGACGCGCCCATCGGGCGCCACCCCACGGCGGACTACCGGTTCGCCGTGGTGCAGGGCGGCAAGCCCTCCATCACGCACTACGTGGTGCTCGAGATGTTCCCGGCTGCCTCGCTGGTGGAGGTCCACCTCGAGACCGGCCGCACCCACCAGATCCGCGTCCACATGGCCGCGATGCGCCATCCGCTCGCGGGCGATCTGACCTACGGCGCGGACCCACGGCTCGCTCAGCGCCTCGGCATCGAGCGTCAGTGGCTCCACGCGCGGGAGCTCGCGTTCGAGCACCCCACGCGGGGCGAGGAGCTCCGGGTCGTCAGCGAGTACCCCGCCGACCTGCTGGCGGCGCTCGAGGTGCTGCGATCGTGA
- a CDS encoding TraR/DksA family transcriptional regulator yields MTSTDVTIVVVDPADLKPADAKKLAVREGDEPWKIAELRGIVKTLNSDVERLVAEYRGAEHELDDLLHTSEGAGDDQADAGSTALEREQEMSIVNNTRDMLEQSVDALRRVKSGTYGACQVCGQGIGKARLEAFPRATHCVTCKQREERR; encoded by the coding sequence ATGACCAGCACTGACGTGACGATCGTCGTCGTGGACCCGGCGGACCTCAAGCCCGCCGACGCCAAGAAGCTTGCCGTCCGCGAGGGCGACGAACCGTGGAAGATCGCGGAGCTTCGTGGGATCGTCAAGACGCTCAACTCCGACGTGGAGCGGCTGGTCGCGGAGTATCGCGGCGCCGAGCACGAGCTCGACGACCTGCTCCACACCTCCGAGGGCGCAGGCGACGACCAGGCCGACGCCGGCTCGACGGCGCTTGAGCGCGAGCAGGAGATGTCGATCGTCAACAACACGCGCGACATGCTCGAGCAGAGCGTCGACGCGCTGCGCCGCGTGAAGAGCGGAACGTACGGCGCATGCCAGGTGTGCGGCCAGGGGATCGGCAAGGCCCGCCTCGAAGCGTTCCCGCGTGCCACCCACTGCGTCACCTGCAAGCAGCGCGAGGAGCGTCGTTGA
- the hrpA gene encoding ATP-dependent RNA helicase HrpA: MSRAALEAAARARENVPLDPIVYPEQLPVSASREEISAAIRDHQVVIVAGETGSGKTTQLPKIVLDLGRGRAGQIGHTQPRRIAARTVAERIAEELGTTLGEIVGYQVRFTDQSSERTLVKVMTDGILLAQIQRDPELLAYDTLIIDEAHERSLNIDFLLGYLTNLLPRRPDLKVIITSATIDSDRFARHFAPGGPLPPVSLDEAESPAPASAAENPTAPVIEVTGRTYPVEIRYSPLEGATRGEERDLMTGIVDACDELMREGPGDILVFLSGEREIRDAADALAGSLGPRARDPRHPQAVEIIPLYSRLSSAEQHRVFESHGTRRIVLATNVAETSLTVPGIHYVVDPGTARISRYSKATKVQRLPIEPISQASANQRAGRAGRLADGIAIRLYAEEDFDSRPQFTEPEILRTSLASVLLQMIAVGVVTGPEDMARFPFVEPPDTRSIRDGVQLLTELGALDLGDDGRTRLTPIGRTLSRLPMDPRQARMIVEAQGHGVAREVAIIAAALSIQDPRERPAEEREKADQLHRRFAEPASDLLSYLNLWEYLREQRHELSSSAFRRKCRAEYLNFLRVREWQDVVEQIRQTAKPLGIEMARKEARPVAPKEDDAATSSPGSQAHRYLWNADDIHRSILAGLLSQLGMQETGEPKASQFAHLRGGAREAAVRRAKKQARNDYLGARGARFAIFPGSPLSKKPPAFVMAAELVETSRLWARDVAAIKPEWAEELAGDLAKRTYADPHWSKKRGAAVATEKVLLYGMPIVADRDVLWGRIRPIEARDLFIRHALVQGEWETHHSFWKDNQRLLAEAEELEARSRTRGLLVDDEALFDFYDERVPDTVVSARHFDRWWKDERTRHPDLLTLTLDTVAPEHGDVDTDAFPTVWPQGDLALPLTYQFEPGSDADGVTVHIPVAVLPRVVPDGFDWMVPGLADELATATIRALPKTVRRLLVPAPDTARDVAAWLARETPAWEDMARAGDMAGRYRDAFTRAVRDTRGVEVPADAWEGLDERLPSHLRLTFRVEDESGAVLDESTDLVRLQRSLAPQSQAAVSAAMQRSSVQRAADAAAGGGLRRPHGGGDTAADATSAAAEGSRGDGASGGGAGIGAGSPSSPGRPSATALPGQTGLPEQTGLASWPELPGGALPDEVSGEVGGATVRGYPAIVDEGEAALRVLANAASREAAHAGGVRRLLLTECALPTKRITTRWAAPLSLSLAASPYRSTEALVTALQEAAIRSLTSGPDVDAALVRDATSYAGARDHVRARLEDETHRVAGLAAAALDASRDLDAALTAATSMALLAVVTDIRAQVEALVGEDFLARTPVTRLPHLERYLKAASLRLDKAQSDPHRDAATMWKVREVTNEVTSVQEAYEAGRPDPTRAERLEHARWMLEELRVSLFAQGLGTSEPVSEKRIRALLA, encoded by the coding sequence GTGAGCCGCGCCGCGCTCGAGGCCGCCGCCCGCGCGCGCGAGAACGTGCCTCTCGACCCGATCGTCTACCCCGAGCAGCTGCCCGTGAGCGCGAGCCGCGAGGAGATCTCGGCGGCGATCCGCGACCACCAGGTGGTGATCGTCGCGGGCGAGACCGGCTCCGGCAAGACCACGCAGCTGCCCAAGATCGTGCTGGACCTGGGCCGCGGCCGGGCGGGCCAGATCGGCCACACGCAGCCGCGGCGCATCGCGGCCCGCACCGTCGCGGAGCGCATCGCGGAGGAGCTCGGCACCACGCTCGGCGAGATTGTCGGCTACCAGGTGCGCTTCACGGACCAGTCGTCGGAGCGCACCCTCGTCAAGGTCATGACGGACGGCATCCTCCTGGCGCAGATCCAGCGCGACCCGGAGCTGCTCGCGTACGACACGCTCATCATCGACGAGGCGCACGAGCGCAGCCTCAACATCGACTTCCTGCTGGGCTACCTCACCAACCTGCTGCCGCGGCGCCCCGACCTGAAGGTCATCATCACCTCGGCGACGATCGACTCGGACCGGTTCGCGAGGCACTTTGCGCCCGGCGGTCCGCTGCCCCCGGTGAGCCTGGACGAGGCGGAGAGCCCAGCCCCCGCATCGGCCGCCGAGAATCCCACCGCACCGGTGATCGAGGTGACGGGCCGCACCTACCCCGTCGAGATCCGCTACAGCCCGCTCGAGGGCGCCACGCGTGGCGAGGAACGCGACCTCATGACAGGCATCGTCGACGCGTGCGACGAACTGATGCGCGAGGGTCCGGGTGACATCCTGGTGTTCCTCTCGGGCGAGCGCGAGATCCGCGATGCGGCCGATGCGCTCGCCGGGAGCCTCGGTCCCCGCGCCCGGGACCCGCGCCACCCCCAGGCGGTGGAGATCATCCCGCTGTACTCGCGGCTCAGCTCTGCGGAGCAGCACCGCGTGTTCGAGAGCCACGGCACCCGCCGCATCGTGCTCGCCACGAACGTCGCCGAGACCTCGCTGACCGTGCCCGGCATCCACTATGTGGTGGACCCGGGCACCGCGCGCATCTCCCGCTACTCGAAGGCCACCAAGGTCCAGCGGCTGCCCATCGAGCCGATCAGCCAGGCCAGCGCCAACCAGCGTGCCGGGCGCGCCGGTCGACTGGCCGACGGCATCGCGATCCGCCTGTACGCCGAGGAGGACTTCGACAGTCGACCGCAGTTCACCGAACCGGAGATTCTGCGCACGTCGCTGGCGTCGGTGCTGCTGCAGATGATCGCGGTCGGCGTCGTGACCGGTCCGGAGGACATGGCGCGGTTCCCATTCGTCGAGCCGCCGGACACGCGCTCGATCCGCGATGGCGTGCAGCTGCTGACCGAGCTCGGCGCACTCGACCTCGGCGACGACGGGCGCACCCGCCTCACCCCGATTGGACGCACCCTGTCCCGCCTGCCGATGGACCCGCGCCAGGCGCGCATGATCGTCGAGGCGCAGGGGCACGGCGTCGCGCGCGAGGTGGCCATCATCGCCGCGGCCCTCAGCATCCAGGACCCGCGCGAGCGCCCCGCCGAGGAGCGCGAGAAGGCCGACCAGCTGCACCGCAGGTTCGCGGAGCCCGCATCCGACCTCCTGTCCTACCTGAATCTCTGGGAGTACCTGCGCGAACAGCGGCACGAACTCTCGAGCAGCGCCTTCCGTCGCAAGTGCCGCGCCGAGTACCTGAACTTTCTGCGCGTGCGCGAGTGGCAGGACGTGGTGGAGCAGATCCGCCAGACCGCGAAGCCGCTCGGCATCGAGATGGCCCGCAAAGAGGCGCGGCCCGTCGCTCCCAAGGAAGACGACGCCGCCACGTCGAGTCCTGGTAGTCAGGCGCATCGCTATCTGTGGAACGCCGACGACATTCACCGCTCGATCCTGGCGGGGCTGCTGTCGCAGCTAGGCATGCAGGAGACCGGGGAGCCCAAGGCCTCTCAGTTCGCCCACCTGCGAGGCGGTGCGCGCGAAGCCGCCGTCAGGCGCGCCAAGAAGCAGGCGCGGAACGACTACCTGGGCGCCCGGGGAGCGCGCTTCGCGATCTTCCCCGGCTCTCCCCTGTCCAAGAAGCCTCCGGCCTTCGTGATGGCCGCGGAGCTCGTCGAGACCAGCCGCCTGTGGGCGCGCGACGTCGCGGCGATCAAGCCCGAGTGGGCCGAGGAGCTCGCGGGGGACCTGGCAAAGCGCACCTATGCCGACCCGCACTGGTCCAAGAAGCGCGGCGCGGCCGTCGCGACCGAGAAGGTGCTGCTCTACGGGATGCCCATCGTCGCCGATCGCGACGTGCTGTGGGGCCGCATTCGACCCATCGAAGCGCGCGATCTGTTCATCCGCCACGCGCTCGTGCAGGGCGAGTGGGAGACGCACCACAGCTTCTGGAAGGACAACCAGCGGCTGCTGGCCGAGGCCGAGGAGCTCGAGGCGCGATCGCGCACGCGCGGCCTGCTGGTGGACGACGAGGCGCTGTTCGACTTCTATGACGAGCGCGTTCCGGACACCGTGGTCTCCGCCCGGCACTTCGACCGGTGGTGGAAGGACGAGCGCACGCGTCATCCGGACCTGCTCACCCTCACCCTCGACACCGTGGCGCCCGAGCACGGCGACGTGGACACCGATGCCTTCCCCACGGTGTGGCCGCAGGGCGACCTCGCGCTGCCGCTGACGTATCAATTCGAGCCCGGCTCCGACGCGGACGGCGTGACCGTGCACATCCCCGTCGCGGTGCTGCCACGGGTGGTGCCGGACGGCTTCGACTGGATGGTTCCCGGGCTCGCCGACGAACTCGCGACAGCGACCATCCGCGCGCTGCCCAAGACCGTGCGCCGGCTGCTGGTGCCTGCTCCCGACACCGCGCGCGACGTCGCGGCGTGGCTCGCGCGCGAGACGCCGGCGTGGGAGGACATGGCGCGGGCGGGAGACATGGCGGGCCGCTACCGCGACGCGTTCACCCGGGCGGTGCGCGACACACGCGGCGTCGAGGTGCCTGCGGACGCCTGGGAGGGGCTCGACGAGCGTCTTCCGTCCCACTTGCGCCTCACCTTCCGGGTGGAGGACGAGTCAGGCGCCGTGCTCGACGAGTCCACCGACCTCGTACGCCTGCAGCGCTCGCTCGCGCCGCAGTCGCAGGCCGCCGTCAGCGCCGCGATGCAGCGCAGCTCCGTCCAGCGTGCGGCCGATGCGGCGGCGGGCGGCGGGCTGCGTCGCCCCCACGGTGGTGGCGACACGGCGGCCGATGCGACCAGTGCGGCTGCTGAGGGATCGCGTGGGGACGGTGCGTCCGGTGGTGGCGCCGGCATCGGGGCTGGGTCGCCTTCGTCGCCGGGGCGCCCGAGCGCCACGGCGCTGCCCGGGCAAACAGGGCTGCCCGAGCAGACCGGACTGGCCAGCTGGCCCGAGCTCCCGGGCGGCGCCCTGCCGGATGAGGTGTCGGGCGAGGTGGGGGGCGCGACGGTGCGCGGCTATCCCGCCATCGTCGACGAGGGCGAGGCCGCACTGCGGGTGCTCGCGAATGCCGCATCACGCGAGGCCGCTCATGCCGGAGGCGTGAGGCGGCTGCTCCTCACCGAATGCGCGCTGCCCACCAAGCGCATCACCACCCGCTGGGCCGCTCCACTGTCGTTGAGCCTCGCGGCGTCGCCCTACCGCAGCACCGAGGCGCTGGTGACGGCGCTCCAGGAGGCCGCGATCCGGTCGCTCACCTCAGGACCTGACGTGGACGCGGCGCTGGTGCGCGACGCGACGTCCTATGCGGGCGCGCGTGACCACGTGCGCGCCCGTCTCGAGGACGAGACTCACCGCGTCGCCGGTCTCGCCGCGGCGGCCCTCGACGCGTCGCGCGATCTTGACGCGGCGCTCACGGCCGCCACCAGCATGGCGCTGCTCGCCGTCGTCACCGACATCCGCGCACAGGTGGAGGCACTCGTCGGCGAGGACTTCCTGGCGCGCACCCCCGTCACGCGCCTGCCGCACCTGGAGCGCTACCTCAAGGCCGCGTCGCTGCGGCTGGACAAGGCGCAGTCGGACCCGCACCGGGACGCGGCCACGATGTGGAAGGTGCGCGAGGTCACGAACGAGGTGACGAGCGTGCAGGAGGCCTACGAGGCCGGGCGACCGGACCCGACGCGTGCAGAGCGCCTCGAGCACGCGCGCTGGATGCTCGAGGAGCTGCGGGTGTCGCTGTTCGCGCAGGGGCTCGGCACGAGCGAGCCGGTGAGCGAGAAGCGGATCCGGGCGCTGCTGGCGTGA
- a CDS encoding YggT family protein, whose translation MEFVAPALRFALFLFMLVLFARMILGFVMSFSREWRPQGAMLVVTEAVFTVTDPPLRFLRRFIPPLQFGQVRLDIAFLVLFFGCSILYQVLYFV comes from the coding sequence GTGGAATTCGTCGCACCAGCCCTTCGCTTCGCGCTGTTCCTTTTCATGCTGGTGCTGTTCGCCCGCATGATCCTGGGCTTCGTGATGTCCTTCTCGCGCGAGTGGCGCCCTCAGGGCGCGATGCTCGTGGTGACGGAGGCGGTGTTCACGGTGACTGACCCCCCACTCAGATTCCTGAGACGGTTCATCCCCCCGCTGCAGTTCGGCCAGGTGCGGCTCGACATCGCGTTCCTGGTGCTGTTCTTCGGCTGCTCGATCCTGTACCAGGTGCTGTACTTCGTCTGA
- the lspA gene encoding signal peptidase II has product MTWRPALWLVALVVIALDQLTKQWALTALEPGEKHAVLGDLLSFQLVFNSGAAFSLGDGYTWVMTIVAVIVTIGIVYFARRAQSRLAIALFGIGLGGAVGNLIDRLLREPGFGQGHVVDMINYNGWFVGNVADLAIVGVAAVVLVMSLTNRSLLAPAPRHESADEAQSSDATVGEEPRG; this is encoded by the coding sequence TTGACTTGGCGACCAGCCCTGTGGCTGGTCGCCCTCGTCGTCATCGCGCTGGATCAGCTCACCAAGCAGTGGGCGCTGACTGCCCTGGAGCCGGGGGAGAAGCACGCCGTTCTCGGTGACCTGCTGTCCTTCCAGCTCGTCTTCAACTCAGGCGCCGCATTCTCGTTGGGCGACGGCTACACCTGGGTGATGACCATCGTGGCGGTGATCGTGACGATCGGCATCGTGTACTTCGCCCGCCGCGCGCAGTCCCGTCTCGCCATCGCGCTGTTCGGCATCGGCCTTGGCGGCGCCGTGGGCAACCTCATCGACAGGCTGCTGCGCGAGCCCGGTTTCGGCCAGGGGCACGTGGTCGACATGATCAACTACAACGGCTGGTTCGTCGGCAACGTCGCGGACCTCGCGATCGTGGGCGTCGCGGCGGTGGTGCTGGTCATGAGCCTGACGAACCGTTCGCTGCTCGCTCCCGCCCCCCGCCATGAGAGCGCCGACGAGGCACAGTCCTCGGACGCGACCGTCGGCGAGGAGCCCCGTGGCTGA
- a CDS encoding cell division protein SepF, with translation MSAMRKAIQYLGFDVSQHEEYDYADEELAPVTNLHDVSEVREKHESRGARAERQRTPGSPVAATDLRRIQTIKPRTYNDARLIGEAFRQGVPVIMNLTEMSDADAKRLVDFSAGLSFGLHGSIERVTTSVFLLSPAHVEIGMDAEPPAPKQESEFFNER, from the coding sequence ATGAGCGCAATGCGCAAGGCGATTCAGTACCTCGGCTTCGACGTGAGCCAGCACGAGGAGTACGACTACGCCGATGAGGAGCTCGCACCTGTGACGAACCTGCACGACGTGTCAGAGGTCCGCGAGAAGCACGAGTCGCGGGGAGCGCGCGCAGAGCGTCAGCGCACCCCTGGCAGCCCAGTGGCCGCGACGGACCTGCGCCGCATCCAGACCATCAAGCCGCGCACCTACAACGACGCTCGCCTCATCGGCGAGGCGTTCCGCCAGGGCGTGCCGGTCATCATGAACCTCACCGAGATGTCGGATGCGGACGCGAAGCGACTGGTCGACTTCTCTGCAGGCCTGTCCTTCGGCCTGCACGGCTCGATCGAGCGCGTCACGACATCGGTGTTCCTGCTGTCCCCGGCGCACGTCGAGATCGGCATGGACGCCGAGCCTCCCGCGCCCAAGCAGGAGAGCGAGTTCTTCAACGAGCGCTGA
- a CDS encoding DivIVA domain-containing protein encodes MALLTAEDVLNKAFSKTKYREGFDQDEVDDFLDEVAHTVQSLTAERDDLAKRLAQAQAGAPSSPEASAAPASEPSTEGGLLAAATDPTPPSATGMLAMAQKLHDEYVHAGEAERDRLIDDAKTKAESIVEQAETDAKARMDELVSERSDLERKIDDLRRFERDYRARLKSYLENLLGDLDHGGKAEPAGAAPAFGTGFGAGVTASDDASDGGDAGSHDDGEPQHSVPTFEQSSSGGAFAPATEASAPSAGDDDQPLSAPSSPWAQVRPQDGGSAAQAADEQPAPWGASAYQPLAGPPHDDATPTFGAPSAQDGDDKNS; translated from the coding sequence ATGGCACTGCTGACGGCAGAGGACGTGCTGAACAAGGCGTTCTCCAAGACGAAGTACCGCGAGGGCTTCGACCAGGACGAGGTCGACGACTTCCTGGACGAGGTGGCGCACACAGTTCAGTCGCTCACCGCCGAGCGTGACGACCTCGCCAAGCGCCTCGCGCAGGCCCAGGCGGGCGCACCGTCCTCGCCCGAGGCGAGCGCGGCGCCCGCATCGGAGCCGTCGACCGAGGGTGGCCTGCTGGCCGCCGCGACCGACCCGACGCCGCCCAGCGCGACCGGCATGCTCGCGATGGCACAGAAGCTTCACGACGAGTACGTCCACGCCGGCGAGGCCGAGCGCGATCGCCTGATCGATGACGCGAAGACCAAGGCGGAGTCGATCGTCGAGCAGGCCGAGACGGACGCCAAGGCGCGCATGGACGAGTTGGTGTCCGAGCGCAGCGACCTGGAGCGCAAGATCGACGACCTCCGTCGCTTCGAGCGCGACTACCGCGCTCGTCTCAAGAGCTACCTCGAGAACCTTCTCGGCGACCTCGACCACGGGGGGAAGGCCGAGCCCGCGGGCGCGGCGCCCGCCTTCGGCACAGGGTTCGGCGCAGGCGTGACGGCCTCCGACGACGCCTCCGACGGCGGCGACGCTGGCTCGCACGATGATGGCGAGCCTCAGCACTCGGTGCCCACGTTCGAGCAGTCCTCCTCCGGCGGCGCGTTCGCTCCTGCGACCGAGGCCTCCGCTCCGTCCGCCGGCGACGACGACCAGCCGCTCTCGGCTCCCTCGAGCCCGTGGGCGCAGGTGCGTCCCCAGGACGGCGGCTCCGCCGCTCAGGCCGCCGACGAGCAGCCTGCTCCGTGGGGCGCATCGGCGTACCAGCCGCTGGCCGGCCCGCCTCACGACGACGCCACGCCGACGTTCGGAGCGCCTTCCGCGCAGGACGGCGACGACAAGAACTCCTGA
- the pgeF gene encoding peptidoglycan editing factor PgeF → MIDAALPVRAFFTTREGGVSAAPYESLNLAVHVGDEPHAVATNRARVGDLAGAPVSFLVAEHGIAVGRVTSPGETPTTADALVTATPGAAIAAIAADCVPLLLHDSATGAVAAVHAGREGVFAGVVDAAVAALLDLRGGTRSHGSMRASIGPAICGRCYEVPQEMRERVAGRHPAAFAATRAGTPALDLPRAIETRLGELGFAGIVRTHECTAESPRLFSHRRDGITGRFAGIVVCE, encoded by the coding sequence GTGATAGATGCGGCTCTGCCCGTCCGGGCCTTCTTCACCACGCGCGAGGGCGGGGTGAGCGCTGCACCATACGAGTCGCTCAACCTCGCCGTCCACGTGGGCGACGAGCCACATGCCGTCGCGACCAATCGCGCCCGCGTGGGAGATCTCGCGGGCGCGCCGGTGTCGTTCCTGGTCGCCGAGCACGGCATCGCCGTCGGGCGCGTGACGTCGCCCGGTGAGACGCCCACGACGGCCGATGCGCTGGTGACGGCGACCCCGGGCGCAGCCATCGCCGCGATCGCTGCGGACTGCGTCCCTTTGCTGTTGCACGATTCCGCCACGGGAGCGGTGGCAGCCGTCCACGCGGGACGCGAAGGCGTGTTCGCCGGCGTGGTCGACGCCGCCGTCGCCGCGCTTCTCGACCTGCGCGGAGGGACGCGATCGCACGGCAGCATGCGGGCGAGCATCGGCCCCGCCATCTGCGGACGCTGCTACGAGGTGCCGCAGGAGATGCGCGAGCGCGTCGCCGGACGCCACCCGGCGGCGTTCGCCGCCACCCGCGCTGGAACCCCGGCGCTCGACCTGCCGCGCGCGATCGAGACCCGACTCGGCGAACTGGGCTTCGCCGGCATCGTCCGCACCCACGAATGCACCGCCGAATCACCCCGCCTGTTCTCGCATCGTCGCGACGGCATCACGGGTCGTTTTGCCGGGATCGTCGTCTGCGAATGA
- the ftsZ gene encoding cell division protein FtsZ produces MAAPQNYITAIKVVGVGGGGVNAVNRMIDVGLKGAEFIAINTDAQALLMSDADVKLDIGRELTRGLGAGADPEVGRQAADDHEAEIAEALKGADMVFVTAGEGGGTGTGGAPVVAKIARDLGALTVGVVTRPFGFEGRRRADQADAGIQRLREEVDTLIVIPNDRLLDISDNDLSVLGAFAAADQVLQGGVQGITDLITTPGLINVDFNDVKSVMQGAGTALMGVSSSRGEGRALSAAEGAISSPLLEASIEGAHGVLLSIAGGSNLGIKEVEIAARLVREAAHPEANIIFGTVIDDSLGDELRITVIAAGFDGGSPTVSHAAGALGMVDGARAMRSSAETDPVDAPVEESSIPQAIEADVDEPPAQTDAIDVKPVRRDAEALDVPEFLR; encoded by the coding sequence ATGGCCGCACCGCAGAACTACATCACCGCCATCAAGGTCGTCGGCGTCGGCGGTGGTGGCGTCAACGCCGTCAACCGCATGATCGACGTAGGCCTCAAGGGCGCAGAATTCATCGCGATCAACACCGACGCACAGGCGCTGCTGATGTCGGACGCCGACGTCAAGCTGGACATCGGGCGCGAGCTCACCCGTGGCCTCGGCGCGGGCGCCGACCCCGAGGTCGGGCGGCAGGCCGCCGACGACCACGAGGCGGAGATCGCGGAGGCGCTCAAGGGCGCCGACATGGTGTTCGTCACGGCCGGCGAGGGCGGCGGCACCGGCACCGGTGGAGCGCCGGTCGTCGCGAAGATCGCACGTGACCTGGGCGCACTGACCGTCGGCGTGGTCACCCGTCCGTTCGGCTTCGAGGGACGCCGTCGCGCGGATCAGGCCGATGCCGGCATCCAGCGTCTGCGCGAAGAGGTCGACACCCTCATCGTGATCCCCAACGACCGCCTGCTCGACATCTCCGACAACGACCTGTCCGTGCTCGGCGCGTTCGCTGCGGCCGACCAGGTGCTGCAGGGCGGCGTGCAGGGCATCACCGACCTGATCACGACCCCCGGCCTCATCAACGTCGACTTCAACGACGTGAAGTCCGTGATGCAGGGAGCGGGCACCGCGCTCATGGGCGTGAGCTCCTCGCGCGGCGAGGGACGCGCGCTGTCGGCCGCTGAGGGCGCAATCTCGTCGCCCCTGCTCGAGGCCTCCATCGAGGGCGCCCACGGCGTGCTGCTGTCGATCGCGGGCGGGTCGAACCTGGGCATCAAGGAGGTCGAGATCGCGGCGCGGCTGGTCCGCGAGGCGGCCCACCCCGAGGCGAACATCATCTTCGGAACGGTCATCGACGACTCGCTGGGCGACGAGCTCCGCATCACCGTGATCGCCGCCGGCTTCGACGGCGGTTCCCCGACCGTGAGCCATGCGGCCGGCGCCTTGGGCATGGTGGACGGCGCTCGCGCGATGCGATCCTCCGCCGAGACCGATCCCGTGGACGCCCCCGTCGAGGAGTCGTCGATCCCGCAGGCGATCGAGGCCGACGTGGACGAGCCGCCCGCGCAGACCGACGCCATCGACGTCAAGCCCGTGCGCCGCGACGCCGAGGCTCTCGACGTTCCCGAGTTCCTCCGGTAG
- a CDS encoding GNAT family N-acetyltransferase codes for MTVEVKAVTTEAEFADALEVRFAVFVHEQGVSPDGERDALDDDPRTLHAVAYDAHGRPVGAGRLLAPHTDTAHGQGTSHGAMDPANPHIGRLAVTEAARGTGAGRALMEFLEAAALERHGAHGGVRVELSAQDQAMAFYQRLGYAPYGDGYLDEGIWHHDAAKDLTA; via the coding sequence GTGACCGTCGAGGTCAAGGCGGTCACCACGGAGGCGGAATTCGCCGACGCTCTCGAGGTGCGCTTCGCGGTGTTCGTGCACGAGCAGGGAGTGTCCCCTGATGGCGAGCGCGATGCCCTGGATGACGACCCCCGCACGCTCCACGCCGTGGCCTACGACGCCCACGGCAGGCCGGTGGGAGCCGGTCGCCTGCTCGCGCCGCACACGGACACGGCCCACGGCCAGGGCACCTCGCACGGCGCGATGGATCCCGCGAACCCGCACATCGGCCGCCTCGCCGTCACCGAGGCTGCGCGCGGCACCGGCGCGGGCCGCGCGCTGATGGAGTTCCTGGAGGCCGCCGCACTCGAGCGGCACGGGGCTCATGGGGGAGTGCGCGTCGAGCTGTCGGCCCAGGACCAGGCGATGGCGTTCTATCAGCGGCTCGGGTACGCGCCATACGGCGACGGCTACCTGGACGAGGGCATCTGGCACCACGACGCCGCCAAGGACCTCACCGCCTGA